In a genomic window of Pelecanus crispus isolate bPelCri1 chromosome 1, bPelCri1.pri, whole genome shotgun sequence:
- the RPL8 gene encoding large ribosomal subunit protein uL2, translated as MGRVIRGQRKGAGSVFRAHVKHRKGPAKLRAVDFAERHGYIKGIVKDIIHDPGRGAPLAKIAFRDPYRFKKRTELFIAAEGIHTGQFVYCGKKAQLNIGNVLPVGTMPEGTIVCCLEEKPGDRGKLARASGNYATVISHNPETKKTRVKLPSGSKKVISSANRAVVGIVAGGGRIDKPILKAGRAYHKYKAKRNCWPRVRGVAMNPVEHPFGGGNHQHIGKPSTIRRDAPAGRKVGLIAARRTGRLRGTKTVQEKEN; from the exons ATGGGCCGCGTGATCCGGGGCCAGAGGAAGGGCGCGGGCTCCGTCTTCCGCGCCCACGTGAAGCACAGGAAGGGCCCGGCCAAGCTCCGCGCCGTCGACTTCGCCGAGCGGCACGGCTACATCAAGGGCATCGTCAAG GACATCATTCATGATCCTGGCCGAGGCGCTCCCCTTGCCAAGATTGCCTTCCGTGACCCGTACAGGTTTAAGAAAAGAACCGAGCTTTTCATTGCTGCTGAGGGTATTCATACTGGTCAGTTTGTTTACTGCGGCAAGAAAG CTCAGCTGAACATTGGCAATGTTCTACCTGTGGGCACCATGCCGGAAGGCACCATTGTGTGCTGCCTTGAGGAGAAACCTGGTGACCGTGGAAAGCTGGCCCGTGCTTCTGGAAACTACGCCACCGTTATCTCTCATAAccctgaaacaaagaaaaccagagtGAAGCTGCCTTCTGGCTCCAAGAAGGTGATTTCTTCTGCAAACAGAGCTGTTGTTG gaatcGTTGCTGGTGGAGGTCGTATTGACAAGCCCATCCTGAAGGCTGGCCGTGCTTATCACAAGTACAAGGCGAAGAGAAACTGCTGGCCGCGTGTCCGTGGTGTGGCCATGAAT CCTGTAGAACATCCCTTTGGTGGTGGCAACCATCAGCACATTGGCAAGCCGTCAACCATCAGGAGAGatgctcctgctggccgcaAAGTTGGTCTCATTGCTGCCCGTCGTACGGGTAGACTGCGTGGAACAAAGACTGTGCAGGAAAAGGAGAACTAA